A portion of the Luxibacter massiliensis genome contains these proteins:
- a CDS encoding ROK family protein encodes MKKYICIDIGGTSIKYGAIQSQGEFLDTGEMPTEARQYGGSGILDKAGKIIKEYIREYSPQGICISTAGMVDCDAGKIIYSAPLIPNYTGTEIKKTLEETFCLPCEVENDVNCAGLAEYYAGAARGSKTSVCLTIGTGIGGAAVIDGKIFRGFSGSACEVGYMHLPGGQFQDLGAGSILVGKVAKSRGLCPSAINGITIFEDAKRGDAACIQAIHEMVDILGMGIANICYVLNPEVVVLGGGIMAQKEFLKEKIQTSLKKYLIPSVLDYTRLAFAENQNRAGMLGAYYNFIQRHPDNG; translated from the coding sequence ATGAAAAAATATATATGTATTGACATAGGCGGGACATCTATAAAATACGGGGCCATCCAGAGCCAGGGTGAATTTCTGGATACAGGCGAAATGCCCACGGAAGCAAGACAATATGGAGGTTCTGGTATCCTGGATAAGGCAGGGAAGATTATTAAAGAATATATCAGAGAGTACAGTCCCCAGGGCATTTGTATTTCCACAGCAGGGATGGTGGATTGTGATGCGGGGAAAATTATATATTCCGCCCCTTTGATTCCCAATTATACAGGAACAGAGATAAAGAAAACATTGGAAGAAACCTTTTGCCTTCCCTGTGAAGTAGAAAATGATGTAAATTGTGCTGGACTTGCTGAATATTATGCAGGCGCGGCCAGGGGGAGCAAGACCAGCGTATGTCTCACTATAGGGACAGGAATAGGGGGCGCCGCAGTCATAGACGGAAAAATATTCCGGGGATTCTCAGGCAGCGCCTGTGAGGTAGGGTATATGCACCTGCCAGGCGGCCAGTTCCAGGATCTGGGAGCCGGCAGTATACTGGTTGGGAAAGTAGCTAAAAGCAGAGGCCTTTGTCCCTCAGCTATAAATGGTATTACAATATTTGAAGACGCAAAGAGAGGGGATGCTGCCTGCATCCAGGCAATTCACGAGATGGTGGATATTCTGGGGATGGGAATAGCAAATATTTGCTATGTCCTCAACCCAGAAGTGGTTGTTTTGGGGGGCGGAATCATGGCACAGAAGGAGTTCCTCAAAGAAAAAATTCAAACTAGCCTAAAAAAATATTTAATCCCCTCTGTTTTGGACTATACTAGGCTGGCTTTTGCAGAAAACCAAAATCGTGCGGGGATGCTGGGAGCCTATTATAATTTTATACAAAGACATCCTGACAATGGGTAA
- a CDS encoding YhcH/YjgK/YiaL family protein, whose amino-acid sequence MIYDSIKNKENYRKNVTLYKILCCLDELDPSAPSLDHTCFGDSSVHGNLVSLTTKPAKDCIFEAHKNFIDLHYILKGTEKIATADITALAVQTPYDADKDIGFYTGEKAGEYSLTQGDFMVCFPSDAHMVAIMNKEPEFVEKIVVKIKVQEI is encoded by the coding sequence ATGATTTATGATTCTATCAAGAACAAAGAAAACTACAGAAAGAATGTGACTCTTTATAAGATTCTGTGCTGCCTGGATGAACTAGATCCTTCCGCCCCCTCACTGGATCACACATGCTTCGGAGATAGCTCTGTCCATGGCAATCTCGTCTCCCTGACTACAAAACCAGCTAAGGACTGCATTTTTGAGGCACATAAAAATTTCATCGACCTACACTACATCCTAAAAGGGACAGAAAAAATCGCCACTGCTGATATAACTGCACTGGCTGTCCAAACTCCCTATGATGCTGACAAAGATATTGGCTTTTATACAGGCGAAAAGGCAGGAGAATATTCTTTAACCCAGGGAGACTTTATGGTCTGTTTTCCCAGCGATGCACATATGGTGGCTATCATGAATAAAGAGCCTGAATTTGTCGAAAAAATAGTTGTTAAAATTAAAGTTCAGGAGATTTAA
- a CDS encoding GDSL-type esterase/lipase family protein yields MQQTKKEYIHPGYFSESAAADARRKEFDIKNHSLIHTQQKPDFIFAGDSITQFWELNAYFNRPGQLIINRGIAGDTTTWLCKRFYADVLQLNPRYCILGIGINDSLDLDGDYWKRIPPSPYGEVIEKAKNNILDIIRQAASTDTPLILTSLLPFDIPVSLYEPVREEFVRDMNCWLMQTAQQESLIYVDYYSAIVNPDTGKILAGTTYDGLHPDAVGYGIMSEVLKSTLIQNNIYI; encoded by the coding sequence ATGCAGCAGACAAAGAAAGAGTATATCCATCCGGGTTATTTTTCAGAAAGTGCAGCCGCTGACGCGAGGAGAAAAGAATTTGACATAAAAAACCATTCCCTCATACATACGCAGCAAAAGCCAGATTTTATTTTTGCCGGAGATTCTATTACACAGTTTTGGGAGTTAAATGCCTACTTTAACAGGCCCGGCCAATTAATTATAAACCGGGGGATAGCTGGCGATACAACTACCTGGCTTTGCAAAAGATTTTATGCGGACGTACTTCAGCTCAATCCCCGATATTGTATTTTGGGTATAGGAATCAATGATTCCCTGGATTTAGATGGAGACTATTGGAAGAGAATACCTCCAAGTCCCTATGGAGAGGTCATAGAGAAGGCCAAAAACAATATACTGGATATAATCAGGCAGGCAGCCTCCACTGATACTCCCCTTATCCTTACATCCCTGTTGCCCTTTGATATCCCCGTATCCCTGTACGAGCCTGTCCGCGAAGAATTTGTCAGAGACATGAACTGCTGGCTTATGCAGACTGCACAACAAGAAAGCCTAATATACGTGGACTACTATAGTGCAATTGTAAATCCAGATACAGGCAAAATTCTTGCTGGTACGACTTACGATGGCCTTCATCCTGATGCTGTTGGCTATGGAATCATGTCTGAAGTGTTAAAAAGCACATTAATTCAGAATAATATATACATTTAG
- a CDS encoding ABC transporter ATP-binding protein, with translation MKIFISKDKLLLAAAMFMGGISAMLSAFISVLLQQIIDVAAKKDMHSFSDLFIVMLLYLISLGVIGFLEAYLGKLLIKNVTSRLRKDIFHGIITKNPEDFTSRNTADYLSVLLNDVKLVEENYLTPLMLCTQMAVLFLSTLGLLLYLSWASAVILVLSLLLMFLLPSLLGGQMKKRQDIYSEKLAAFTSCSKELLSGYEVIRGYSMYSSIFRKFQASNLMAAKKKFSADTLLAVNECASDILSAMSVIVIVFVSAWQLLKGQITMGTLLALIQLGTMFMTPVVILMQNIPKIRGIAPVLNRLKEFTDSAPSTLDPALAAASPKTGAAPWPFTQELLCQGLSFKYTDGRPILDNLSLSIKPGGKYALLGESGCGKSTLIRLLTGYSMNFSGTISYDGKSVKDFSPDEMNRLTAVIHQNVFLFDADIYYNICLGETFTQEALQAVLEDSGVTQFLPSLEKGLSSKTGENGCRLSGGQRQRIAVARALIRRTPILIIDEGTSAVDQETAFEIESRLLKKRGLTVITITHHMNETLRPGYDQILTLHQGHF, from the coding sequence ATGAAAATCTTTATTTCTAAAGACAAACTTTTATTGGCTGCTGCCATGTTTATGGGCGGTATAAGCGCTATGCTTTCTGCTTTTATCTCCGTCCTGCTGCAGCAGATTATTGATGTGGCCGCAAAAAAAGATATGCATTCATTCTCAGATTTATTTATTGTCATGCTGCTATATCTAATATCACTTGGTGTTATTGGATTTTTAGAAGCTTATCTTGGGAAACTGTTAATAAAAAATGTCACCTCCCGTTTGAGAAAAGATATATTTCATGGAATTATCACCAAAAATCCAGAGGACTTTACTTCCAGGAATACTGCTGATTATCTCTCAGTTCTGCTCAATGATGTCAAATTAGTGGAGGAGAACTACCTAACCCCCCTTATGCTTTGTACACAGATGGCTGTACTTTTTTTGTCCACACTCGGCCTGCTGCTTTATTTGAGCTGGGCCTCGGCCGTCATTCTCGTACTTTCTCTCCTGCTTATGTTCCTGCTCCCCAGCCTGCTTGGCGGGCAGATGAAAAAAAGGCAGGATATATACTCTGAAAAGCTGGCCGCCTTCACGTCCTGCTCCAAAGAACTTTTAAGTGGATATGAGGTAATCCGGGGATACAGTATGTACAGCTCCATTTTCAGGAAATTCCAGGCCTCCAATCTGATGGCTGCAAAGAAAAAATTTTCTGCTGATACCCTCCTGGCTGTCAATGAATGCGCCTCTGATATCTTATCTGCCATGAGTGTGATTGTCATCGTATTTGTCTCTGCCTGGCAGCTTCTTAAAGGGCAGATAACTATGGGAACTCTGCTTGCACTGATCCAGCTTGGTACAATGTTCATGACGCCGGTGGTAATCCTGATGCAGAATATACCCAAAATTCGTGGAATAGCTCCTGTCCTGAATCGTCTTAAAGAGTTTACAGATTCCGCCCCCTCCACTCTGGATCCTGCCCTTGCAGCCGCTTCTCCCAAAACGGGTGCTGCCCCTTGGCCCTTTACCCAGGAACTTTTATGCCAAGGCCTGAGTTTTAAGTATACCGACGGCCGGCCTATACTAGATAACCTGTCACTTTCTATTAAGCCTGGCGGGAAATACGCCCTCCTGGGAGAGAGCGGCTGCGGAAAATCGACTCTTATCAGGCTCCTCACTGGTTATTCGATGAACTTCAGCGGGACAATAAGCTATGACGGGAAATCCGTAAAGGATTTTTCACCGGATGAGATGAACCGCCTGACGGCAGTGATCCACCAGAATGTTTTTCTGTTTGACGCAGATATTTATTATAATATCTGCTTAGGTGAAACCTTTACCCAGGAAGCACTTCAGGCAGTGCTGGAGGACAGCGGGGTAACCCAATTCCTGCCTTCCCTGGAAAAGGGCCTTTCTTCCAAGACAGGTGAAAACGGCTGCCGGCTTTCCGGCGGGCAGCGCCAAAGGATTGCTGTTGCAAGGGCGCTGATACGCAGGACCCCCATATTAATTATCGACGAGGGAACCTCTGCCGTAGACCAAGAGACGGCTTTTGAAATTGAAAGCAGGCTCTTAAAAAAGCGGGGACTTACAGTCATCACAATTACACACCATATGAACGAAACACTACGGCCTGGCTATGACCAGATTCTTACACTTCACCAGGGTCATTTTTAA
- a CDS encoding ArsR/SmtB family transcription factor has protein sequence MDFRINYELDPIFEVLGLLSISHMDDWRKETIGQLDEYGIDGETFFRKHYSVVEKYVETFQKYKVTLPQESLFFGNSSFGEADNNLLLLLLAVATENREYLEKPEEIDPMYLRSFLAFYIADTVEHAELPDISDMPQLPDERTMIEFLNRTDVKNEEKWYVLELLRGTGQWFVQLMEMIRKNIPAFEKAKDDVKKSLDKLLPNTGGGNRFAQIAGLLGGQEEIHVTLAYPLLQVVFYTSTYRGVLFRFLEEQETESSTMREIAVRQSKAFSDKSKMDILCMLKSSSKYNLELAEALELSPSTTSHHMNVLLECGFVAVEKRDGKVYYCLSQENVREYIGRLERLLLR, from the coding sequence ATGGATTTTAGAATAAATTATGAGCTTGACCCTATATTTGAAGTGTTAGGACTTCTCTCTATAAGCCATATGGATGACTGGAGAAAGGAAACTATCGGTCAGCTTGATGAATATGGAATAGATGGGGAGACCTTTTTTAGAAAACATTATTCTGTGGTAGAAAAGTATGTGGAAACATTCCAGAAGTATAAAGTTACCTTACCTCAGGAATCTCTCTTTTTTGGCAATTCAAGTTTTGGTGAAGCTGATAATAATCTATTGCTTCTTCTGCTGGCTGTGGCAACGGAAAACCGGGAGTATCTGGAGAAGCCTGAAGAAATTGACCCGATGTACCTGAGGAGTTTTCTTGCATTTTATATAGCAGACACAGTGGAACATGCTGAACTGCCAGATATATCAGATATGCCGCAGCTTCCAGATGAGAGGACGATGATAGAGTTTTTGAACCGGACAGATGTTAAAAACGAAGAAAAATGGTATGTATTGGAACTTCTAAGGGGGACTGGACAATGGTTTGTACAACTGATGGAAATGATCCGAAAGAATATTCCGGCTTTTGAAAAGGCAAAAGATGATGTGAAAAAGTCTCTGGACAAGCTTTTGCCTAATACAGGGGGAGGCAACAGGTTTGCACAGATAGCCGGCCTTCTGGGAGGCCAGGAGGAAATACATGTTACATTGGCTTATCCACTTTTACAAGTGGTGTTTTACACAAGTACTTACAGGGGCGTTTTATTCCGGTTTTTAGAAGAGCAGGAGACAGAAAGCTCAACTATGAGGGAGATAGCTGTAAGGCAGTCAAAAGCTTTCAGCGATAAGAGTAAGATGGACATTTTATGTATGCTGAAAAGTTCGAGCAAATATAATTTAGAGCTTGCAGAAGCTTTGGAATTATCCCCATCCACCACATCTCATCATATGAATGTATTATTGGAATGTGGATTTGTGGCTGTAGAGAAACGGGACGGAAAGGTGTATTATTGTCTGTCCCAGGAAAATGTCCGGGAATATATCGGAAGACTGGAAAGGCTGCTTTTACGCTGA
- a CDS encoding DMT family transporter has translation MNAKLKNNGMLMLTALIWGSAFVAQSVGMDYIGPFTFNSVRCLLGGLVLLPLIWSMEKKRGEDIGDRPAENKKLLWAGGVSCGIALGIASSLQQVGILYTSAGKAGFITALYILIVPVLGVFLGNRAGIRIWIGVGLATAGMYFLCIKEGFSISKGDFLVVLCAVIFSLHILMIDYFSPKVDGVKMSCIQFFVSGILCAVPMCIVEKPSADAILGAYLPLLYAGILSCGVAYTLQIIAQKNTNPTVASLILSLESVFAVLTGWLVLHETLTAREILGCALVFGAIILAQLPEKASVS, from the coding sequence ATGAATGCAAAGCTGAAAAATAATGGGATGTTAATGTTGACAGCGCTGATCTGGGGAAGCGCTTTTGTGGCACAGAGTGTGGGGATGGATTATATTGGGCCATTTACCTTTAATTCTGTCCGGTGCCTCCTGGGAGGACTTGTACTTCTTCCTCTTATATGGTCAATGGAGAAAAAAAGAGGAGAGGATATTGGGGATAGGCCAGCGGAAAATAAAAAATTACTCTGGGCAGGAGGGGTTAGCTGTGGAATAGCATTAGGGATTGCCAGCTCCCTGCAGCAAGTGGGGATTCTATATACCAGTGCTGGAAAGGCAGGGTTTATAACGGCATTGTACATTTTGATTGTCCCTGTCTTAGGTGTTTTTCTGGGCAACAGGGCAGGTATAAGAATATGGATAGGCGTAGGTTTAGCCACAGCGGGGATGTATTTTCTCTGTATCAAAGAAGGTTTTTCTATATCAAAGGGGGATTTTCTGGTGGTACTGTGTGCAGTTATATTTTCTCTCCATATTTTAATGATTGATTATTTTTCACCCAAAGTAGATGGAGTAAAAATGTCCTGCATTCAGTTTTTCGTCTCCGGCATTCTCTGTGCAGTGCCTATGTGCATAGTAGAGAAACCATCGGCAGATGCCATCTTAGGAGCATACCTGCCGCTACTATATGCAGGGATATTGTCCTGCGGAGTAGCATATACACTGCAGATTATTGCGCAAAAAAATACGAATCCCACAGTAGCCTCACTTATACTGAGCCTGGAATCCGTATTTGCAGTCCTGACAGGATGGCTTGTCCTGCATGAGACGCTTACAGCCAGAGAAATATTGGGATGTGCCCTTGTTTTTGGGGCGATTATTCTGGCGCAGCTGCCAGAGAAGGCTTCTGTCTCATAA
- a CDS encoding Cof-type HAD-IIB family hydrolase produces the protein MEYEMLVLDLDGTLTNSKKELTEPTRKALLTIQEEGKKVVLASGRPINGVLPLARKLKLQKYGSYILSFNGARITRCLDGTDIYNRTLPKNVIPVIYELISSISGLDLLTYEGDNILSGISVNEYTQKEAFINKMAVRQLADFTSYIQFPINKLLVTGAPPILEKVMPILKGHFHSLLNIYRSEPYFLEIMPQNIDKAYSLQKLLSSIGMSSEQMICCGDGYNDISMIEYAGLGVAMENAQKIVRETADFITRSNDDDGILHVVNTFMRQKPSLAAAPE, from the coding sequence ATGGAATATGAAATGCTGGTATTAGATCTGGACGGCACACTGACCAATTCCAAAAAAGAGCTTACTGAACCCACAAGAAAGGCTCTGCTCACCATTCAAGAAGAAGGCAAAAAAGTAGTCCTGGCCAGCGGACGCCCTATAAACGGGGTGCTCCCTCTGGCCAGGAAGCTTAAACTGCAGAAATACGGGAGCTATATCCTCTCTTTCAATGGAGCGCGGATAACAAGGTGCCTTGATGGGACGGATATATACAACCGGACGCTCCCTAAAAATGTTATCCCAGTTATTTATGAGCTTATTTCTTCTATTTCAGGCTTGGATCTGTTGACCTATGAAGGAGATAACATTTTATCCGGCATTTCTGTAAACGAATATACACAAAAGGAAGCATTTATCAACAAAATGGCAGTAAGGCAGCTGGCTGACTTTACCAGCTATATACAATTCCCAATCAACAAGCTTCTGGTCACAGGAGCGCCCCCTATACTTGAGAAAGTGATGCCCATTCTTAAAGGCCATTTTCATTCACTGTTAAATATTTATCGTTCTGAACCCTATTTTCTGGAGATTATGCCCCAGAATATAGACAAAGCCTATTCCCTGCAGAAGCTTCTCAGCAGCATTGGGATGTCCTCTGAACAGATGATCTGCTGCGGAGATGGCTATAATGATATTTCTATGATTGAATATGCCGGCCTGGGGGTGGCCATGGAAAATGCCCAAAAAATAGTGCGGGAGACTGCTGATTTTATCACCCGCTCCAATGATGACGACGGTATCCTGCATGTAGTTAATACGTTTATGAGACAGAAGCCTTCTCTGGCAGCTGCGCCAGAATAA
- a CDS encoding UDP-N-acetylmuramoyl-tripeptide--D-alanyl-D-alanine ligase, whose amino-acid sequence MKNMTLKEIAVACGGVYYGDEDSYYKEVSSVTIDSRKIQRDCLFIAIRGNRVDGHMFIPQSIREGALCAVSEKRIETPSYPYILVNSCTQALKDIAEHYRRSLHLKVVGISGSVGKTSTKEMIASVLSRKFNVLKTEGNFNNEIGLPLTIFNVREEHEIAVLEMGISDFGEMERLAKIARPDICVITNIGCAHLEQLKSREGILKAKTEMFLYMDPQGSIILNGDDDMLSTVTPANRIIPVFFGLNREHSYHAENIETQGLKGTSADFCTPDSKFHAHISIPGEHMVYNALAGVAVARALGMNDEEIKEGIEALAPLAGRGNLIDTGYYTLIDDCYNANPASVTASLDILSQAEGRTAAVLGDMFELGPAERKMHYDVGRHAAKSGITTLICIGELSEETARGAAFENPVMEIYYFETKEEFLEQADELLKKGDTVLIKASHGMKFPEIIEELKKRQG is encoded by the coding sequence ATGAAAAATATGACATTAAAAGAAATCGCCGTGGCATGCGGAGGTGTTTATTATGGGGATGAGGACAGCTATTATAAAGAAGTGAGCAGCGTCACCATTGACAGCCGGAAAATCCAAAGGGACTGCCTTTTTATTGCAATCCGTGGCAACCGTGTGGATGGACATATGTTTATCCCCCAGTCCATCCGGGAGGGAGCACTTTGCGCAGTCTCTGAGAAGAGAATTGAAACCCCATCATATCCCTACATTTTAGTGAATTCCTGCACCCAGGCGCTCAAAGATATCGCAGAACATTACCGCCGCTCCCTTCACCTGAAGGTGGTGGGAATATCCGGCAGCGTGGGGAAAACAAGCACTAAAGAGATGATTGCCTCTGTACTCTCCCGCAAGTTTAATGTTTTGAAAACCGAAGGGAATTTTAACAACGAGATTGGCCTGCCCCTGACTATTTTCAATGTACGGGAAGAGCATGAAATTGCCGTACTGGAAATGGGAATTAGTGATTTCGGCGAAATGGAGCGTTTAGCAAAAATAGCAAGGCCAGATATCTGTGTGATTACTAACATTGGCTGTGCCCATCTTGAGCAGCTGAAAAGCCGGGAAGGCATACTTAAAGCTAAGACTGAAATGTTCCTATATATGGATCCCCAGGGGAGTATCATTTTAAACGGTGATGATGATATGCTATCTACCGTCACTCCTGCCAACAGGATCATCCCTGTATTCTTCGGCCTCAACAGAGAGCACAGTTATCATGCTGAAAATATAGAAACCCAGGGACTTAAGGGGACTTCAGCTGACTTCTGCACGCCAGACTCTAAATTCCACGCACATATCTCTATACCCGGCGAGCATATGGTCTATAATGCTCTGGCTGGAGTCGCGGTGGCACGTGCACTCGGGATGAATGATGAGGAAATAAAAGAAGGGATCGAGGCTCTTGCCCCCCTTGCGGGACGGGGCAATCTAATCGACACTGGATATTACACTCTGATAGATGACTGCTATAATGCCAATCCTGCTTCCGTGACGGCCTCCCTCGACATACTTTCCCAGGCAGAGGGAAGAACGGCCGCAGTCCTCGGTGATATGTTCGAACTGGGGCCCGCAGAACGTAAGATGCATTATGATGTGGGCAGACATGCGGCCAAGTCCGGAATCACTACCCTCATCTGCATTGGAGAATTATCTGAGGAAACTGCCAGAGGCGCTGCTTTTGAAAATCCTGTTATGGAGATTTATTACTTTGAGACAAAAGAGGAATTTCTGGAGCAGGCAGATGAACTGTTAAAGAAGGGGGACACAGTTCTCATAAAAGCTTCCCACGGCATGAAATTTCCAGAAATTATAGAAGAACTAAAGAAAAGGCAGGGGTAA
- a CDS encoding D-alanine--D-alanine ligase family protein translates to MRIIVLAGGLSTERDVSLSSSAGICQTLLEKGHDAFLLDVFYGYPYDPDRLEEIFTLPGHGLEIAGNITTAEPDIDAVKASRPDQSDCFLGPNVIELCRMADITFLGLHGGEGENGKLQATFDLLGIRYTGPDSLGCAVAMDKGFTKQIFQQSKVDTPAGTSLHKSAPDKNLETLGLKLPLVVKPCSGGSSIGVFIVKTEEEYDTALERSFKYEDEVVIESYIQGREFACGIIGGKALPPIEIIPKTGFFDYANKYQDGATAEVCPADISEEISERMKELTVKAYHALKLNVYGRADFILDSHENLYCLEINTLPGMTAASLLPKEAKAAGIEYGDLCELIIKESLEARYQ, encoded by the coding sequence ATGAGAATCATAGTTTTAGCTGGAGGACTCAGCACTGAACGCGACGTATCTTTATCCTCCAGCGCAGGCATATGCCAGACATTACTGGAAAAGGGTCATGACGCATTTCTGCTGGATGTCTTTTACGGATACCCATATGATCCAGATAGACTTGAAGAAATCTTTACCCTGCCCGGCCATGGCCTGGAGATTGCAGGAAATATTACTACCGCCGAACCTGATATTGATGCCGTAAAGGCATCCCGGCCCGACCAGTCTGACTGCTTCCTTGGGCCCAATGTCATTGAGCTCTGCCGTATGGCTGATATTACGTTCCTGGGACTTCACGGAGGAGAGGGAGAAAACGGGAAATTACAGGCTACCTTCGACCTGCTTGGCATCAGATACACAGGGCCTGATTCTTTAGGCTGCGCCGTTGCCATGGACAAAGGCTTCACGAAACAAATATTCCAGCAGTCCAAGGTGGACACCCCGGCAGGAACCAGCCTCCATAAGTCTGCCCCAGATAAAAACCTGGAGACTCTGGGCCTGAAACTCCCACTGGTGGTCAAACCATGCTCTGGCGGCTCCAGCATTGGCGTCTTTATTGTTAAAACCGAAGAAGAATATGATACGGCACTGGAGCGTTCTTTTAAATACGAAGATGAAGTCGTCATAGAGTCCTATATCCAGGGGCGCGAGTTTGCATGCGGCATTATAGGTGGAAAGGCCCTGCCCCCCATCGAAATCATCCCTAAAACAGGATTTTTTGACTATGCCAACAAATATCAGGACGGTGCAACTGCAGAAGTATGCCCGGCCGATATCAGCGAAGAGATTTCCGAGCGTATGAAAGAACTGACTGTTAAAGCATACCATGCCTTAAAGCTAAACGTATACGGCCGTGCAGACTTTATTCTGGACAGTCACGAAAATCTTTATTGCCTGGAGATCAACACTCTTCCAGGCATGACTGCTGCCAGCCTTCTCCCTAAAGAGGCTAAAGCAGCTGGAATAGAATACGGCGACCTGTGTGAACTTATTATAAAGGAATCACTGGAAGCGAGATATCAATAA
- a CDS encoding nicotinate phosphoribosyltransferase yields the protein MSVQNLTLLTDLYELTMMQGYFETQENETVVFDVFFRENPNKGGYSIMAGLEQVIEYIKNLNFSYEDVDYLRGLGIFSEDFLHYLSGFHFSGSIYAIPEGTVIFPKEPLVKVIAPIMEAQLIETAILNIINHQSLIATKTSRIVFAAQGDGIMEFGLRRAQGPDAGLYGARAAMIGGCVGTSNVLAGKLFNVPVMGTHAHSWIMSFKDEYTAFREYARLYPDSCTLLVDTYDTLKSGVPNAIRVFSEMRSEGKHPKSYGIRLDSGDLSYLSKKARKMLDDAGFTDAVIAASNDLDELLIHDLKMQGAAIGSWGVGTNLITSKDCPSFGGVYKLAAIQNSAGEFVPKIKISENTEKITNPGNKTIYRVYDKETGKIRADLICFANESYDTCEELLLFDPNATWKKTRLPGGTYTMREILKPVFIHGECVYDSPSVMEIAEYCKQEKETLWDETKRLFYPHPIYVDLSQKLYDTKAALLDELSR from the coding sequence ATGAGTGTGCAGAATCTTACATTACTGACTGACCTGTACGAGCTTACAATGATGCAGGGATACTTTGAAACTCAGGAAAATGAAACCGTTGTCTTTGATGTATTCTTCCGTGAGAATCCAAATAAAGGAGGCTATTCCATCATGGCCGGCCTTGAACAGGTGATCGAATACATTAAGAACCTTAACTTTTCATATGAGGATGTGGACTATTTAAGAGGCCTGGGTATATTCAGTGAAGATTTTCTCCACTATCTGAGCGGCTTCCACTTCAGCGGAAGCATTTATGCCATTCCAGAGGGGACTGTTATATTCCCAAAAGAACCTCTTGTGAAGGTCATTGCCCCCATCATGGAGGCTCAGCTTATTGAGACTGCAATTTTAAATATTATAAACCATCAGTCCCTCATTGCCACTAAGACATCCCGCATTGTATTTGCAGCACAGGGCGATGGAATTATGGAGTTCGGCCTGCGCCGGGCCCAGGGTCCGGATGCAGGGCTTTATGGGGCCAGGGCTGCCATGATTGGCGGATGCGTAGGTACATCTAACGTGCTGGCCGGTAAACTCTTTAATGTCCCGGTTATGGGAACGCATGCACATAGCTGGATTATGAGTTTTAAGGATGAATATACAGCATTCCGGGAATATGCACGGCTTTACCCCGATTCCTGTACCCTCCTGGTGGACACCTACGATACCCTGAAATCCGGTGTGCCTAATGCAATCCGGGTATTCAGTGAAATGCGCAGTGAGGGCAAACACCCCAAATCCTACGGTATACGCCTGGACAGCGGAGACCTTTCTTATCTCTCCAAAAAAGCCCGTAAAATGCTGGATGATGCTGGTTTTACAGATGCTGTGATTGCCGCCTCAAATGATTTGGACGAGCTTTTGATACATGACCTTAAAATGCAGGGCGCTGCCATCGGCTCCTGGGGCGTGGGCACGAACCTAATCACCTCCAAAGACTGCCCGTCTTTTGGCGGCGTCTATAAACTGGCAGCCATACAAAATAGTGCAGGTGAATTCGTCCCCAAAATTAAAATTTCAGAAAACACAGAAAAAATTACGAATCCCGGCAACAAGACAATCTACCGTGTATATGATAAAGAAACTGGAAAGATACGTGCAGATTTAATCTGTTTTGCCAATGAGTCTTATGACACCTGCGAGGAGCTTCTGCTCTTTGACCCAAATGCGACCTGGAAAAAGACAAGGCTCCCGGGTGGGACTTATACAATGCGTGAGATTTTGAAGCCTGTATTTATTCATGGAGAATGCGTATATGATTCCCCTTCTGTAATGGAGATTGCCGAATATTGTAAACAGGAAAAAGAGACTCTCTGGGATGAGACAAAGCGTCTGTTTTACCCTCACCCCATATATGTAGATTTATCGCAAAAGCTTTACGATACAAAAGCTGCCCTGCTGGATGAATTAAGCCGATAG